From the genome of Ictalurus furcatus strain D&B chromosome 4, Billie_1.0, whole genome shotgun sequence, one region includes:
- the LOC128606256 gene encoding extracellular calcium-sensing receptor-like, which produces MALMNGMDKTADDACSGQAAVQAIIGESESSPTIVLTKTTGPFNIPVISHGATCECLSNRKEYPFFFRTIASDYYQSRALAYLVKHFGWSWVGAVNSDNDYGNNGMAIFLNAAKEEGICVEYSEKFDRSDTAKIMKVVDIIKKGTAKVVIIFIAQADMNVLIDQLILKNVTGYQMIGVESWITAINLATPASYNVLIGSIGLDVGKLNIGGFADYVIKEFWETDFPCLNKEGNISQTENNCKRYEEIIPFKNYNEDISELRYANNIYSAIYAVAHSLHSLLRCTEKKNCENDKTIQSWQVVESLKKVNFTTKAGEHIWFDSTGATAAKYDVVNWQQGFGREVQFKVVGYYDASLPSGQQFVLNAEDIVWAGEKKEKPRSVCSESCPPGTRKAAQKGRPVCCYDCIPCAEGEISNQTGNFSITKFQRHFFCCTFFILLLLFRIQFLKNGINK; this is translated from the exons ATGGCTTTGATGAATGGTATGGACAAAACAGCAGATGATGCATGCTCTGGACAAGCAGCAGTACAAGCCATCATAGGAGAGTCAGAGTCATCTCCTACTATAGTACTCACAAAAACTACAGGACCTTTTAATATCCCAGTG ATAAGCCATGGGGCCACATGTGAATGTTTGAGCAATAGAAAAGAGTACCCCTTTTTCTTCAGGACCATAGCAAGTGACTACTACCAGAGCAGAGCATTGGCATATTTGGTCAAGCACTTTGGCTGGTCTTGGGTGGGAGCTGTGAACAGTGATAATGACTACGGAAACAATGGAATGGCCATTTTTCTGAATGCAGCCAAAGAGGAGGGGATATGTGTCGAGTACTCTGAGAAGTTTGATCGATCAGATACTGCCAAAATCATGAAAGTGGTGGATATTATTAAGAAAGGCACAGCCAAGgtagttattatatttattgccCAAGCCGACATGAATGTTCTAATAGACCAGCTTATTCTGAAGAATGTCACCGGCTACCAGATGATTGGTGTAGAGTCATGGATTACTGCAATCAATCTAGCAACTCCAGCAAGTTACAATGTACTGATTGGATCCATTGGATTGGATGTAGGGAAATTGAACATTGGTGGTTTTGCTGACTATGTTATAAAAGAGTTTTGGGAAACAGATTTCCCTTGCTTGAACAAAGAGGGAAACATTTCTCAAACCGAAAACAACTGCAAGAGATATGAGGAAATAATTCCCTTTAAAAACTACAACGAAGATATATCTGAATTGAGATATGCAAATAACATCTACAGTGCAATTTATGCTGTGGCACATTCTCTACACAGCCTGTTGAGatgcacagaaaaaaagaattgtgaaAATGACAAGACAATACAATCATGGCAG GTTGTTGAGTCTCTGAAAAAAGTTAATTTCACTACTAAAGCAGGAGAACATATCTGGTTTGATAGCACTGGGGCAACAGCTGCAAAATATGACGTGGTCAACTGGCAACAAGGTTTTGGCAGGGAAGTGCAATTTAAGGTAGTTGGCTATTATGATGCCTCTCTGCCAAGTGGACAACAGTTTGTCCTAAATGCTGAAGATATTGTTTGGGCTGGAGAGAAGAAAGAG AAGCCCAGGTCTGTGTGCAGTGAAAGCTGTCCTCCAGGAACCAGGAAAGCTGCACAGAAAGGAAGGCCTGTCTGCTGTTATGACTGTATACCATGTGCAGAGGGAGAGATCAGTAACCAGACAGGTAATTTCAGCATTACCAAGtttcaaagacattttttttgttgtacatTTTTCATCCTCCTCCTATTATTTAGGATACAGTTCCTGAAAAATGGCATCAATAAATGA